The proteins below come from a single Campylobacter sp. CCUG 57310 genomic window:
- the rpsL gene encoding 30S ribosomal protein S12 codes for MPTINQLVRKERKKVIVKSKSPALKECPQRRGVCTRVYTTTPKKPNSALRKVAKVRLTSGFEVISYIGGEGHNLQEHSIVLVRGGRVKDLPGVKYHIVRGALDTAGVAKRTVSRSKYGAKRPKAGAAKK; via the coding sequence GTGCCAACCATAAATCAATTGGTCAGAAAAGAGCGCAAGAAAGTGATTGTAAAATCAAAATCGCCTGCGCTAAAAGAGTGTCCTCAAAGAAGAGGCGTTTGCACGAGAGTTTATACTACAACTCCGAAAAAACCAAACTCTGCTTTGAGAAAAGTTGCCAAGGTTAGATTAACTAGCGGCTTTGAAGTTATTAGCTATATCGGCGGTGAGGGTCACAACCTACAAGAACACAGCATTGTGCTGGTTCGCGGAGGAAGGGTTAAAGACTTACCGGGTGTTAAATATCATATCGTTCGCGGTGCTCTTGATACGGCCGGTGTTGCAAAAAGAACGGTTTCGCGTTCTAAATACGGTGCTAAACGTCCTAAAGCAGGCGCAGCAAAGAAATAA
- a CDS encoding DoxX family protein → MKNLDLGILVARLGLGICVLTHGFSKIMNGIGGVKAILSKAGLPEFMAYFAYVGEVLAPLMIILGIFSRIGSILLIGTCLTILYSFHGLANLFELTNVGGFKAEIVYLYMTLALSILFTGSGKYALKAD, encoded by the coding sequence ATGAAAAATTTAGATTTAGGAATTCTTGTTGCAAGACTTGGTCTTGGAATTTGTGTTTTGACACACGGATTTAGCAAAATCATGAACGGAATCGGCGGAGTAAAGGCTATTCTTAGTAAAGCAGGCTTGCCTGAATTTATGGCTTATTTTGCGTATGTCGGAGAGGTTTTGGCTCCTTTGATGATAATTTTAGGAATTTTTTCAAGGATAGGAAGCATCTTGCTTATTGGGACATGCCTTACTATTTTGTATTCATTTCACGGTCTTGCAAATCTGTTTGAGCTTACTAATGTCGGTGGATTTAAAGCCGAAATTGTATATCTTTATATGACTCTTGCTTTGTCTATTTTATTTACAGGTAGCGGCAAATACGCATTAAAGGCTGATTAA